A genome region from Pseudomonas sp. S06B 330 includes the following:
- a CDS encoding alpha/beta hydrolase family protein codes for MFALYRTTLPALCLTLILPCSALAAAGEPPEAAAKEQPAPVQRQPLLERSQEDALALERQVPQVEQQTLQAGSDTFLALWKPANSGEPTGALIILAGAGETADWPKTVGPLRRKFPDAGWHSLSLSLPDLLVDNPQARVETAPTPSQPVTQGQSAPAKDTPEDANAAVERATAVESEVSESASSSQPADADGKADAERIFARLDAAVAYVQQHNARSIVLLGNGSGAYWAARYLSERQPAQIQKLVMVSAQTPAQAEHSLEALAPTLKVPTADFFYTNQAQAKRAAELRLQASKRLKDNNYRQVGLTAMPGNGAAEQEQLFRRVRGWLAPENTN; via the coding sequence ATGTTTGCACTTTATCGCACGACGCTTCCCGCGTTGTGCCTGACACTGATACTACCTTGTAGCGCACTCGCGGCTGCGGGTGAACCACCAGAAGCAGCGGCCAAAGAGCAGCCGGCCCCTGTCCAGCGTCAACCACTGCTCGAACGCAGCCAGGAAGATGCCCTGGCGCTGGAGCGCCAGGTCCCGCAAGTCGAGCAGCAAACCCTGCAAGCCGGCAGTGATACCTTCCTCGCGCTCTGGAAACCGGCCAACAGCGGCGAGCCAACTGGCGCCCTGATCATCCTGGCCGGTGCAGGCGAAACCGCTGATTGGCCAAAAACCGTTGGCCCCTTGCGCCGCAAGTTTCCAGACGCAGGCTGGCATAGCCTGAGTCTGAGCTTGCCTGATCTGTTGGTCGACAACCCACAGGCTCGCGTCGAAACCGCGCCTACCCCGAGCCAGCCGGTGACACAAGGCCAGAGCGCACCCGCCAAGGACACGCCTGAAGACGCCAATGCCGCTGTCGAACGGGCCACCGCCGTCGAAAGTGAAGTCAGTGAAAGTGCATCCTCGTCCCAGCCTGCGGATGCCGATGGCAAGGCGGATGCCGAGCGCATCTTTGCCCGACTTGATGCAGCAGTGGCCTACGTTCAGCAGCACAACGCCCGCAGCATCGTGCTGCTGGGCAATGGCAGTGGCGCTTACTGGGCCGCACGCTACCTAAGCGAGCGACAACCGGCGCAGATTCAAAAACTGGTAATGGTCTCAGCACAGACTCCGGCACAAGCCGAGCACAGCCTCGAGGCACTGGCGCCGACGTTGAAAGTCCCTACTGCGGACTTCTTCTATACCAACCAGGCGCAAGCCAAAAGAGCAGCCGAACTGCGCCTGCAAGCCAGCAAAAGACTCAAGGACAACAACTATCGTCAGGTAGGATTGACCGCCATGCCCGGCAATGGCGCGGCGGAACAAGAGCAACTGTTCCGCCGGGTGCGTGGCTGGCTTGCGCCGGAAAACACCAACTAG
- a CDS encoding PAS domain-containing sensor histidine kinase produces MKSVRCLLLIGCFCWSLIAAAAPASPPATVLLEPEQQQWLEQHRSLRVGLVLQAPFAQFDRRLQQLYGVNVELMNWLGRSLGLDLTWRNFPDQTALERALVAGEVDLAPGLTQTPAGLRLWLFSDPYMRVPQLIVGPRNGAVAVDLEKLTSNERVAVRMPSAVADYLRATYSNLNLQGVPQERQALQLVLSEQARYAVVDEAQLSRLSREDEFSDLAVVGDIGLPQLLRVASRRDWPQLAEILERGLQAIPAKDLEQLHQRWLEPKYPRLSESPGFWQNLGLLLAALLLSSVAIVIWQRRQLQQLEHNLLTARESINQRQAREEALRLSQFSIDQSTVGILWVNWDSHVRYANRAAESMLGYAEGAVIDRPLIDFEPGLHMDRWLELWKGARASNDLAQHFETQCLRADGSLLPVDVSLSFLRFRDAEYLVVFLTDVTERRRALAALRESEARLKGIAGNVPGLVFRLERNPAEGDLEFPYISEGSEALVGYTPAALQRPDMGLRNLVHPDDRADYHKVQDLALATDRDWSWQGRILTREGEQRWADIKASTRSLGDGRVVWDGVVWDITQSKRAELELARSQEQLRELSAHLESVREEEKARIAREVHDELGQMLTVLKLETSMCELAYADLDPGLNDRLASMKRLIAQLFQLVRDVATALRPPILDAGIASAIEWQARRFEARTQIPCLVQVPENLPPLSDAKAIGLFRILQEALTNVMRHAQAHTVQISLSLDGRILRLTVIDDGLGFALEQSRPASFGLVGMRERVLMLGGQMTLESEPGEGTSLSVAIPLK; encoded by the coding sequence ATGAAATCAGTGCGCTGCCTGTTGCTTATCGGCTGTTTTTGCTGGTCCTTGATTGCTGCGGCAGCGCCTGCAAGCCCGCCTGCTACTGTGCTCCTGGAGCCTGAGCAACAGCAGTGGTTGGAGCAACATCGCAGCCTGCGCGTCGGTTTGGTGTTGCAAGCGCCGTTTGCCCAGTTTGATCGGCGCCTGCAGCAGCTCTATGGGGTCAATGTCGAGCTGATGAACTGGTTGGGCCGTTCGCTTGGCCTCGACCTGACCTGGCGTAACTTCCCCGATCAGACGGCGCTGGAGCGGGCGCTGGTGGCGGGTGAAGTCGACCTGGCGCCAGGGCTGACCCAGACACCGGCCGGTCTGCGGTTGTGGTTGTTCAGTGACCCGTACATGCGTGTGCCGCAGCTTATTGTCGGACCGCGCAACGGTGCGGTAGCCGTCGATCTTGAGAAACTCACCAGCAATGAGCGGGTGGCAGTGCGCATGCCGAGTGCGGTGGCTGACTATCTGCGTGCGACCTATTCGAATCTTAATCTGCAAGGCGTACCTCAGGAACGCCAGGCACTGCAGTTGGTGCTCAGTGAACAGGCCCGTTACGCCGTGGTGGATGAAGCGCAGTTGAGCCGGCTGTCGCGAGAGGATGAGTTCAGTGACCTGGCCGTGGTCGGCGATATCGGCCTGCCGCAATTGTTGCGGGTTGCCTCCCGGCGCGATTGGCCGCAGCTGGCGGAGATTCTTGAGCGCGGCCTGCAGGCCATCCCGGCCAAGGACTTGGAACAGTTGCATCAACGTTGGCTGGAGCCTAAATACCCACGCTTGAGTGAGTCGCCGGGCTTTTGGCAGAACCTGGGATTGTTACTCGCCGCTTTACTGTTGAGCAGTGTCGCCATCGTGATCTGGCAGCGCCGTCAGTTGCAGCAGTTGGAGCACAATCTGCTGACGGCACGCGAGAGCATCAACCAGCGTCAGGCACGCGAAGAGGCCTTGCGCCTCAGTCAATTCTCCATCGACCAGAGCACGGTAGGAATTCTCTGGGTTAACTGGGACAGTCATGTGCGTTATGCCAACCGTGCTGCTGAAAGCATGCTCGGCTATGCCGAGGGTGCCGTGATCGACCGGCCGCTGATCGACTTCGAGCCCGGCTTGCACATGGATCGCTGGCTGGAGCTGTGGAAGGGCGCTCGGGCCAGTAATGATCTGGCCCAGCATTTCGAAACCCAGTGCCTGCGCGCTGATGGCAGCCTGTTGCCGGTGGACGTGTCGTTGAGCTTTCTGCGCTTTCGCGATGCCGAGTACCTGGTGGTGTTCCTCACGGATGTGACCGAACGGCGTCGGGCCTTGGCGGCCCTGCGCGAAAGCGAGGCCCGACTCAAGGGCATTGCTGGCAACGTGCCGGGGCTGGTGTTTCGGCTTGAGCGCAACCCGGCCGAGGGCGACCTGGAATTCCCCTACATCAGCGAAGGCAGCGAGGCGTTGGTCGGTTATACCCCCGCCGCATTACAACGCCCGGACATGGGCTTGCGTAACCTGGTTCACCCGGATGACCGCGCGGACTACCACAAGGTCCAGGATCTGGCCTTGGCGACCGACCGCGATTGGTCCTGGCAGGGGCGGATCTTGACGCGTGAGGGTGAGCAGCGCTGGGCTGATATCAAGGCCAGTACCCGCAGTCTGGGTGATGGCCGCGTGGTCTGGGACGGGGTGGTCTGGGACATTACCCAGAGCAAGCGGGCGGAGCTGGAACTGGCTCGCTCTCAGGAACAACTGCGCGAGCTGTCGGCGCACCTGGAAAGTGTCCGCGAGGAAGAGAAGGCCCGTATCGCCCGGGAAGTGCATGACGAGCTGGGGCAAATGCTGACCGTACTCAAGTTGGAAACGTCCATGTGCGAGCTGGCCTATGCCGACCTCGATCCGGGCCTCAACGACCGCCTGGCCAGCATGAAACGCCTGATCGCTCAGCTGTTTCAATTGGTTCGTGATGTCGCCACAGCGTTGCGTCCGCCGATCCTGGATGCAGGTATCGCCTCGGCGATCGAGTGGCAGGCACGACGTTTTGAAGCGCGAACGCAGATCCCCTGCCTGGTCCAGGTGCCGGAAAACCTGCCACCCCTGAGCGATGCCAAGGCAATTGGTTTGTTCCGTATCCTGCAAGAGGCGCTGACCAATGTCATGCGTCATGCCCAAGCGCATACTGTCCAGATAAGCTTGAGTCTGGATGGTCGAATCTTGCGTTTGACGGTGATCGACGATGGCCTCGGCTTTGCCCTGGAGCAAAGTCGCCCGGCATCCTTCGGCCTGGTCGGGATGCGTGAGCGGGTGTTGATGCTCGGCGGCCAGATGACCCTTGAGAGCGAGCCCGGCGAAGGCACCAGCCTAAGCGTGGCGATTCCCCTGAAATAG